The DNA region CAGCTTAGTGAAGACCATTGTTCTTCGGCCTGGGACTGCAATAATACTGCAATAATACTTCATTCTCCTAAGTTTCCCAACTTGTTCTTCTGTTCCTCAAATCTACTAAAAGGCTAATGATACAGTCTTTTGACTAACACTATGAATTCTTGATCCAATCTGCTAAACTATTAGTGCTAAATTGGACTCCAACTAAAAGCTGCAGTCATTTGTTCTTGCAGTTCAAGGCAATAATCTTAAGGATAGTGCACAACAGGTGTGCATTCACACACAGACTTTCTCTATAATTTCTATCATGCCGAAAGAAATTTTTGCTGTTGCTTACATGAAGAAAGTTTGCTTGAAGCAGACTCTACAAGACAACAAAAAGCTGCTAAGCAAGTGGTGTGAATTATGCACATTCAATGAAGACCTTGGGGCATAGGAAACTAATCTTGAGTCAACAACCCAAAGATTACACACCATGAGCCTAACCCCTTGGGACAATTTCCTGAGCAAGCTCCATAAAAAAAATCGGACTCCTGAAAGAAAAGTTCAGGTATTCCTGCTCTAGTCACAGTCACATTTATGGGGCTTGTATAAGAGGAATCAAAGTTTGCAAACAGACAGGTTCTTAGTCTTGCTATGTTAAACCAGCATTCAAAATACATTTCTCATTATCGATAATCTATTGAGGGCCAGATAGCAGTCATGCAGGGACAATTCTACAGTAACTTCTAGAAAACAAGTATGAATTCTATAGAATTGCACTGTCAATGCTGAATCTGAACCTCCTCACTCACTGAAAGCATCTCtggtaataaaaatgtaaaaaatgaatTAGTAGTAtaattatcatttaatttattgtatataaaacaaaacaaaacaaaaaagtctgTGTGTACAAATATCACAAAACATCAACAATTCCCAAAGGTGTAGTGCCTCAGAACACATTGTAATCAAAAAagagttcatttttttcctcttgtttcttttttgttttcatttgtctTAAATTCTggcataaatatattaaaagctgacaacaagaaaaaagaaagtgggtGGGAATTCGAGGGCAAGCTATATcacttcctcatacaaaaatgtACAAAACATTAGTTCCTACTAGACATAACATAATAATACTGGTCATCGCAGTTTGACAATTAGTATAACTGTATTCTGGTGGAGTACTGTAGCAGAGGGCAATAAAAAAATTCTCTTGATGTTGGTCAAATCAGGTTACTTCGGTCATACAGGCAGAATGATTCTGCAGAACAAAGAGGAGACAGAATATGCTTTAGTATGCAGTGATGTAGTCACAACTGTTGATCTTGGGACAAATAAGAAATAAGGTAGGGGAAAGCACAGAAAGTATGAGGTCTGGAATTGTTTTAACCCATTCAAAACACTTATACCCTAGGACACATgaccagaaaggaaaaggaaggagggtttAATGGAGAATCCATCCATTTTGAGAGCACAGCCTAACTGCCTGTTTCATAACAATTtatcaggcttttttttttaagtaatttttctcctgtttcaaattctttctgttcctttctcCTCCAAATACCAACATAATTCCATTTTGTTCATTTTGGGAGCATTATCCTGCTGGTGGACAGGTGAAGAGACATTGATCTGATACCCTTATTTATTACCAACGTTCTGTTCGGTTGGAAGCAATAAGGCTGAAAAAATAATCCAGGGATAATTACTTAAGTAGTCCTGCCCATTACAGTCAGAAGTCATGACAGCCATTAAGTGAAGCATTCATGTGATTGCCTTACTTATGACCTATCACTGGTTTCTagatgtggtcattaaacaaatgtgtGGGTTGTTAAGCAGAGCACATTCAGGGCCACCGGGTCTGTGTGCGTCCTGAGATGCCTAGTGCAGGTTCTAACCTGGGGTTCCCATGGCTTCCCCCACCTCAATGCATCCCATGCTCCTCTTCCTGTCCTGTTCACACACTGGGCCTACTCTCCACCCCACTGGCCCCACACCTCCTTCTCACTTGCATTGCCCATACATACCTTTCAAAGCATTCCAGAGTGTGGCTTAGAGAAGCTTTGTTGGGCTGTGCAGTGCAATCCCAGAAGTAGCCACCATTTTCTGAGACCCCCAATTCAAGTCGCTATTTGGAAAATGGTGGCTGCTTCTGGGATCATGTCACTCAGCTCAGCAACAAAGCACATAGTTTTGCTTAACAACTCAtacagtccttgcttaacaatgacaACTGGGACGGCCAGAACTGCTGTCACTAAGCAGCACAGTCAAGTGGCttttttcaacttacaaccatgtcACTTAATGCAAGAGTTTCCAGAACCACCTAGCATAATTAATGGGGTTCTACCCTGTTAGTTCGAGTTAATGGGAACTGGATTACAATATAGTTCCTCTTCCTGCTTTAAAAACACTTGTACAGGACATGATATCTGAAGTAACTCAGAGGCTCAAATATAATTGCCAAGAGTGGATACCTGGGAGGGTATTTGTTATTGAGCAGATTGTCCCAATTAAATGATTACCTTTAATCCAGAATGGAtgaaacagaatataaaaatgcAGGATGGAAAGACTGGGCTAACTAAATAATAGGGCTCCTAAATGGTTGTCTTTTTTATGCTGTTATTTATCCTGCCAAAAATGCtaaaaaacataaaagcaaaCCCACTACCACATTTATTTGTAATATAAAGAACCGAACTATTGAAAAAGAGTTAATCAAAATGAGAAAAGGACAAACAGAAGGTTATATGGTACCTGGGCACTCAACGTCTCCAAAGGACTTTCCACTCGTGGAAATGCCATCAAGGGCACGCCTCGCTGTTCATCCAGTTTTGATTTTGAAGGTGTCCCATGTGCTCCTTTGAAATTATGAACTACACAGATGCCCTTGTGAAtcggaaaaagaaaagaagatcctTAAAGCGATCATATTTACTAAAACCCAGATGATATTTGTATGCATTTTGTGGCAGGGGCTTAGTTTCTATCACTGAATGGCATTCTTTTAGATTGACATAACCTAACAATTTTATCTTGTTCATActtgttaatgactacttttacttcaaccgcAATatcacaagggctatcaatagatacaaactaaatgtaatccgctctaaccttgattgcaggaaaaatgacTTCAGCAATATAGTAGTAAATGTCTGGAACACTCTACCTGATCCTGTTCCTCTAACCCACATACTTttacctcaaactgtctacttaAGACAGTCCCTAAGAGGGACTTAAGAGgtcctaagggggcgtgcataagcacaccagcatgcctaccgtccctgtcctactgtccccatttatgtatatgtttatgtactcattttatgtgtttacggctatgttttgcttatttatatccatttatttgtgccatattTTCATGTGTCCATATCTATactgatacttgtttccttgtacctgttgacaaaataaaataaataaataaataaattcaaagctTTTGTGTATTCCAAAAGCATTTCATGTGTACTATATAATGTTGGCTCATGCTGAGCAACATCTAGCAAAGGTGTTTACTGACTCTCAGGATCATTAACACTCTTTTTTCTAAAACATCTGCTAATCTGCTAAAACTTTTCAAAGCAGATTTATATTACAGAAATCCATGATCGTACCACATAATTCCCAGGACATAACAGTGTCCAAACTTATGACTgatgttgtgtattgaagaaagtcctcgctgttacgaatgacagctcggaagcagccaggcgcgtcttagccaatcagacgcgcctgtcagttgccgagctgtcatccgcgcgagctgtaacacgagcctgctgcctgctgtataaaaggcaagccgtttaacaGTTAACTGCCTTGTTAGAGCAatcaccttgctgattgctacattgtttcagctgcttctgctgccgcctagccggctttcaATTGTTACATttttgcgagttttgttacaatCCTTCAGCTACCGAATAAACGGTTACAGTGTTTAAaagaacctgcctggtttttcagttataataactGAGATGAAAAAGAAGCAGCTATTTCACAGGGACAGATGCTGTAGGAAGAAGTAAACCAGAAATGTTGGGAAGCAGAGTTTGCCACAAGTATAGCTGAGGCCAAGAACCACTGACCGACCACAGTGATTATAAAGTCTGATCAATTTCTGTACAAGTGATGGAAGCAGGAAGTAGCATGTCCTTTGCTCTCTGGATGCAAACTAATCTTGAAAAGACTTTTCTGTTTACTTCAGCCTTGTATTAACAAGCTGGCCCAGTTTggatgctggcaggggaattctccATATGAAAAAGATAGTAAACTTTTATCCACCTACCAGGAAGAGTGCTACTGTGCTTCCCAAGATGAAGCCTGCAATGACATCTGAACAGTGGTTTCGATACTCAGAAACTCGGTTGagccctgtaaggaaggcagcaCAAAGTGTCCCCAGACACAACACTGGCTTGGCAAGCCGACTGCTCTTGGTCTTGATTGTGCTAGTGATGTACATCTGAAATATCAACAGATTGACCTTAGTCATGTAACCTAGCCCTCTACAATCCAGCACCAATCACCTTATATGATGGTCatctgtatacaggtagtccttaacttgcaacagttcaattactgaccattcgaagttataacagcactgaaacaaGTTATTTATGCCCGTTttacacacttatgaccattgcagcatctctctggtcatgtgattaaaattagaTGTGTAGCAACTTATGATAGGTGCCAGGATCATGggaatcaccttttgcgaccttcagacaagcaaagacaatggggaccCAAGGCGTAACAGCTTGTTATTAgcttaacaactggagtgattcacttagcaaccgtggcaaggaaggaTGTAAAATGtagagcaaaattcatttaacaactgtcgcacttagcaacagaaattttgggctcaattgtgatcgtaagttgagggctacctgtattggtATGTTACTGCAAGATGCAAGCTTCAAATCTTGGCTCTTGTTCAGCTTTCTTacgatttttaaaaagatgaaatttTCAGAAGAAATTATTTGGATCGTgcatagtaaaaacacaacatctCACATTAATTTCTTAAaggatagattagattagattagattagatagatagatagataaatagatagatagatagatagatagatagatagatgatagatagatgatagatagatagatagatagatagatagatagatagatagatagatagatagatagttaacgCTAATTTTTGAGACTATAATTACAAGGGTGACATGAGTAGGCAGATACTGTAGCACTAAAATAAAAGTGACAGGCTAAATCAGCAAATACAATAGAAACTTCTCCAGCAATTTATGCTTTCCAAAACACAGCCTGGCTTCATTAAGACCTCAACTTCCCAAAATAGCATCATCTCAATAACAGATGCTTTCCAAGTATCAAATGAGGCTGAATGAGATGCAAGCTAAGGTTAGGCCATGTTAGATCAATCTCATGGAGatacaaattaagaaaaataaaattgcaaaaaatTTGGGGGATATAATTACAGTGATTGGACTGCTATAATTGTAGTTTGTTGAACAATCACAATAGCttggttaggattaggatttatttcatttatatgccgcccttttccccgaaggggactcagggcggctcacaacccagtCAGGGAAAGGAAGTACAAACagaggataaaaagacaaacaacaatatacaatttaaaaacacacaacaaccataccattcgagaaggggggcagaagctctttagccccaggcctgccagaatagccaggtttaagggctttgcggaaggcctggagggtggtgagggttcgaatctccacgggagttcattccagagggtcggagcagccacagagaaggctctcctccgggtagtcgccagttgacactggccggcggatggaattcggaggaggcctaatctgtgggatctgatcggtctattggaggtaattggcagcaggcggtctctcaagtacccaggtccaataccatgaagggctttataagtgacgactagcgccttgaagcgtatccgaagaccaataggcagccagtgcagctcgcggaggataggtgttacgtgggtgaacagaggtgcacccacaatcactcgcgcggctgcattctggacaagttgaagtctccaaatgctcttcaagggctgccccatgtagagcacattgcagtagtccagtctagaggtcacaagggcatgagtgactgttgtgagggcctcccggttcaggtagggacgcaactggcgcaccaggcgaacctgggcaaatgccccccctggtcacagccgacagcggGTGtttgaaggtcagctgtgggtccaggaggactcccaaattgcgcatcctgtctgaggggcgtactgtttgaccccccagcctgagagatggaaaacttggccaattagtaggagggaaacacaccagccactcggtcttatccagattgagtacaagcttgttaacccccatccaggccctaacagcctcgaggcactggcacatcgcgtcaaccgcttcactgagttggcacggggcggacagatacaactgtgtatcgtccgcatactgatggtattttatcccgtgccgtcgaatgatctcacccagcggcttcatgtagatgttaaacaggacgGGGgagaggaccgaaccctgcagcaccccataattcaggggtctaggggacgatctctgccctccaaccaacacccactgcgacctgtccgagaggtaagaggagaaccaccgtaggacagtgcctcccacccccgcctcccgcagtcgttgcagaaggataccatggtagatggtatcgaaggccgctgagaggtcaaggagcactaggacggaggcatgacctccatccctggctctccagagatcatcgatcagcgcgaccaaagcggtttccgtgctgtagccaggcctaaatcccgactggaagggatctagataatcggtttcctccaaggaccgccggagctgaaatgccaccactttctcaacaaccttccccacgaaggggaggttggagactggacgatagttgtttaaatggctggatccaaagatggcttcttcaggaggggtctcactaccgccgcctttaaagcggggggaaagaacccctcccgaagggaggcggtacaactgcctggatccagccctgtgtcacctccctgctgttagccaccagccaggaggggcacgggtccagcacatatgtggaggcacttacggctcccattgccttgtccacgtcctcaggggtaacagcttgaaaatcaatccagtgatgtccatccagattctcccctggtgcctcgtctggctctgcgcaattggagtccaggtccgtccgaagccgagcaactttatccgcgaggaattggacgtagtcctcagctctgccttgcaaaggatcgcccgtatccctcctgtttaggagggaacgggttatcctgaacaaggcggctgggcgcgactcagccgaagctatcagagaggcaatgtgtgttctttttgtcgtcctaattgcccggaggtagactctgatgctggatgttaaaagtgctcggtctgactcagacttactggatctccatcgttgctctaggcgtctcttacggcgcttcatctcccagagttcctcagtaaaccaaggagccctcctggatccactgcctcggatcgtccgtaaaggcacaatctggttaagagcctctgccgctgctgaattccaggcagcaaccagagtctccgctggACTgcaggcgagggtatcaggaacaacaccaagctccgtctgaaagcccaaagggtccataaggcacctggggtggagccacctaatcggttcctcctccctacagtgggggtttggtctccgaaagtcaagcctcagtaggtagtggtccgaccatgacaggggtaaggtctcgctacccctcaaaccaagatcacaactccactgctccgagaggaatacgaggtcgagcgtgtgacccgccgagtgagtcggccCCCGAATtatttgggtcaagcccatggctgtcatggaagccatgaactcctgcgctccctcAGAGTGTTCCCCGagcaaaggcaaattgaaatcccccagaaccataagcctggggaactcaattgccagctcagctactgactcgaggaggcgaggggagggctgctgcaacgctgttgggaggcaggtacgttaacagcaagcccacttgacccttgaggtccaacttcaccagcaaggactcacacccgacaagctccggagcagggatcctatgaggtactagagactcttggataacaatagccacactcccaccccttctctgaggtcgcggctgatgaagcacctgaaaaccctctgggcacatttcagtgagggtcctccgggcccagccaggtttcagtaatacatgacaggtctgccctctcgtgtaaaattaggtcctggacgaggggagccttgtgaactacagacctggcatttagtgacagcagcctgagaccagggtcctgattactcacgccatctggccttggagtgggactcatagggccggaaggaaggATCTCTATGACGTAGCGACGTAGCGTAGGTTCCCATAAAATGGTAAGCTCTAAACCAGGGAccccaaacttgtcaactttaagacttgtggacttcaagttgagtccacaaatcttaaagttaccaagtttgaatgTCCATTGCTCTAAACCATGATTTCCAAGTGCCAGCTCACAGAAATGCCACTGAGACTTAGCGTAAATGACTGAAAACTGAGTTGCACTAAATTCATCACACAGAATGGAATCACAGTTCTAttcaaatgtcttcaaaaaataagcaaaaaggtGAATCAACTGTGCTGTATAAACAAAGTACTGAGGAGACAAAATATCTGTACAAATTCAGCACAGGAAAATCTGTTCTGCATCTTTAccattatattttttataataaaagcAGCCCAGAAGACCAGCTCAAGAATCCAAAAGATctggacagacttgaacattaggccctatctaataaaatgaaattcaacataccatatttttcagagtataagacgcaccaagattttgaagaggcaaattaaaaaaaagtttttgcactctgtagatctcccaaaaatggcccattttcacgaaaacgggcccgttttttttttcttcaaaaaaagggcatgaatagcctttaggaggcttgtagagtgctcatgaaaggtccccccccccacaaaaaacaaGCAATTTTTCAAATGGGATGCATAGCctgtagaacagtggtccccaacctttttatcgccgcggaccagtcagcctttgatatttaccgtggcccgctgagcgcgcgcaggggtggaggGGCGTTGttcgctgcagcgatcatggcccccagccattaatgtctaaactgctgcaagatatacttaaatattgataaaatgtgaggggggtacacacttctgtgatatctagccatccatgtctgtctctgtctctctctctctgtgtatgtatgtgtgtatgcgtgtatgtgtatatatcctctatctatctatcatctatctatctattatctatttatccatccatccatccatccatcctctctatctatcaatcacctatccaccatctatctatctattctagatggctgggcaatttggggagttgaagtccaaaagtgttaaagttgctgagattgagaaatgaggacgaaacaaaagggaagagaatgaaacaaggtcgtagagagagattgcaaaatgaaagggcaacttctctttttatttccttccacccccaccacccccaccacccccaccgtgcctctctggcaattggctgcccaggaggtggggaggggaagatgtttcacagacagctgccacccgcccatctctctctctctctctctctctccccgcctccccatctgacctcggctgctccacggcggagaccccagaaggcaagcaaaaaaaaaaagggggggctcaggagtgggggaagaaaaacaaaccccatcacgttcctatctgtgaaagctccccgctcccttcctgggcagccaattgccagagaggcagtgtgtgtatgtgtgtgtgtgtgtgggggggatttggcagcccgcggcgcgcctagtccgctgtggaacgcgctgcaCCCCGCCCAGcactcgctctctcgctctctcacccccccctccaatctcctgcttctgcttcgaccgccagcaacttgtccccgcttgccctgggactggcctctgattggctggcggggagaaagcctcgccagggaaggaggcgaggactccgcggtgacgtcatgggacggcgcccccaggtagcggcgaaccgaacgcgctccgtctccacgtgctaccaaggcggccgggcgggcggccgggtgggagtggggttttggaccggagaggcggctctcgggttcgagtcccggggttatCTCatgctgcgcgtgtgggtgaagaggcagcagggatcatggccctgGCCGcttgcagcgatcatggccccacGGCCGCTGCGcgggcccggtgccaggtactccacggcccggcaccggtccacggaccgtgggttggggaccactgctgtaatTCATCCAAGCAAATAATtcatgcatgcttttttttgAAACAAAGAACTGGAGAGGGTGATTTTTTCCCAGGCTGTTCTTCATCGGAGGAGACTATGGAGATCCAAATGAGTCGCCAGAAAATAATATTTGAGACTtgattttcctcttcttcttttaccTTCATTTATCGTGTATATGTTCATCAAGAGAAATTCTTATGTTGGTCATATATAAAATGGTGTTTGAGGCAGCAAGTAATTTAGTCTATTAGACATTGGAGGCCTCTCACACATAGCAAACTTCTCTTGGGAAGAAATATGCACCATCTTAACCATATAAGACAGCTgtgaatacttttttttaacctacatCAGTGAATTTCatttgctgtattcagtatagagccaagatggcgcagtggttaaatgcagcactgcaggctactgctagatcagcaggtcagcggttcaaatctcaccggctcaggttgactcagccttccatccttccgaggtgggtaaaatgaggacccagattgttgggggc from Thamnophis elegans isolate rThaEle1 chromosome 3, rThaEle1.pri, whole genome shotgun sequence includes:
- the LOC116506164 gene encoding phospholipid phosphatase-related protein type 1-like; translated protein: MTKVNLLIFQMYITSTIKTKSSRLAKPVLCLGTLCAAFLTGLNRVSEYRNHCSDVIAGFILGSTVALFLGICVVHNFKGAHGTPSKSKLDEQRGVPLMAFPRVESPLETLSAQNHSACMTEVT